The following coding sequences are from one Oryzisolibacter sp. LB2S window:
- a CDS encoding DUF2249 domain-containing protein: MSTTVAEIDVRTIPPYERHAQIFGRFDALQPGESFVIVNDHNPVPLHMQLEGRAPGQLAWTYLQQGPDLWRVQIGKQAASKNSAEDSCCSGGACCG; encoded by the coding sequence ATGAGCACCACCGTTGCCGAAATCGACGTGCGCACCATCCCCCCCTACGAGCGCCACGCGCAGATCTTTGGCCGTTTCGACGCCCTGCAGCCGGGCGAGTCGTTCGTGATCGTCAATGACCACAACCCCGTGCCGCTGCACATGCAGCTCGAGGGCCGCGCCCCCGGTCAGCTGGCCTGGACCTATCTGCAGCAGGGCCCGGATCTGTGGCGTGTGCAGATCGGCAAGCAGGCCGCATCCAAGAACTCCGCCGAGGATTCCTGCTGCTCGGGCGGCGCCTGCTGCGGCTGA
- a CDS encoding ABC transporter ATP-binding protein, with the protein MQAMLELKGISTHYGAICAVNNVSLHVNQGEIVSLIGSNGAGKTSLLMTLCGNPRASSGQILFEGEDITNAPSHLIMRKGIAISPEGRRIFPALTVAENLQMGGFFQTKEAIAEGMEYAYKLFPRLKDRANQRAGTMSGGEQQMLAIGRALMSKPRLLLLDEPTLGLAPLIIAQIFEIIQAIRAQGVTVFLVEQNANRALSIADRGYVLETGRLVLEDTGANLLTNPDVRKAYLGH; encoded by the coding sequence ATGCAAGCCATGCTCGAACTCAAGGGCATCAGCACCCACTACGGCGCGATCTGCGCCGTCAACAATGTCAGCCTGCACGTGAACCAGGGCGAGATCGTCTCGCTCATCGGCTCCAACGGCGCGGGCAAGACCTCGCTGTTGATGACGCTGTGCGGCAACCCGCGCGCCAGCAGCGGCCAGATACTGTTCGAGGGCGAGGACATCACCAACGCCCCCTCGCATCTGATCATGAGAAAGGGGATCGCCATCTCACCCGAGGGGCGGCGCATCTTCCCTGCACTCACCGTGGCCGAGAACCTGCAGATGGGCGGCTTCTTTCAGACCAAGGAGGCGATTGCCGAGGGCATGGAATACGCCTACAAGCTGTTTCCCCGCCTGAAGGACCGGGCCAACCAGCGCGCCGGCACCATGAGCGGCGGCGAGCAACAGATGCTGGCCATTGGCCGCGCCCTCATGAGCAAACCACGCCTCTTGCTGCTCGACGAGCCCACGCTGGGCCTGGCACCACTCATCATTGCGCAGATCTTCGAGATCATCCAGGCCATTCGCGCCCAGGGCGTGACGGTGTTCCTGGTGGAGCAGAACGCGAACCGGGCGCTGTCGATTGCCGACCGTGGCTACGTGCTCGAGACAGGCCGCCTGGTGCTCGAGGACACGGGCGCCAACCTGCTCACCAACCCCGACGTGCGCAAGGCCTATCTGGGCCATTGA